Genomic segment of Nostoc sp. TCL240-02:
ACTTGGAGTTGATTGCTAGCGAAAACTTTACCTCTGCTGCTGTACTGGCGGCTCAAGGTTCAGTACTGACAAATAAATATGCCGAGGGATTACCTGGTAAACGCTACTATGGCGGTTGTGAGTATGTTGACAAAATCGAGCAACTAGCGATCAACCGCGCTAAACAGATATTTGGTGCTGCTCATGCCAATGTCCAACCCCATTCTGGCGCACAAGCCAATTTTGCTGTGTTCCTGTCGCTGCTGCAACCAGGGGACAAAATTATGGGGATGGATTTGTCTCACGGGGGACATCTCACCCACGGTTCACCTGTAAATGTTTCAGGTAAGTGGTTTCAAGTTAGCCACTACGGTGTCAGTCAACAAACAGAACAACTTGACTATGACCAAATTCGGGAGCTGGCGCTGAGGGAGCGTCCTAAGCTCTTGATTTGTGGTTATTCGGCTTATCCCCGGATAATTGATTTTGAAAAATTCCGTAGTATTGCTGATGAAGTCGGTGCTTACTTACTTGCCGATATCGCTCATATCGCTGGTTTAGTTGCTAGTGGTCTTCATCCCGATCCCATTCCTCATTGTCATGTAGTAACAACAACTACACATAAGACTCTCCGCGGCCCTAGAGGTGGTTTAATCTTGACCAGCGATGCAGAACTAGGTAAAAAACTAGATAAATCTGTTTTTCCTGGTACTCAGGGCGGGCCATTGGAACACGTCATTGCTGGTAAGGCAGTGGCTTTTGGAGAAGCTCTAAAACCTGAGTTTAAAACTTATTCTGCCCAAGTAATTGAAAATGCTCGTGCTTTGGCAGAACAACTACAAAATCGGGGTTTAAAATTAGTGTCAAATGGCACTGATAACCATTTACTGCTCGTGGATTTACGTTCTGTAAATCTAACTGGTAAACAGGCAGATCAGCTAGTCAGCACTGTGAATATTACTGCTAACAAGAATACTATTCCCTTCGATCCCCAATCGCCATTTGTTACCAGTGGTCTGAGGTTAGGTTCGCCAGCAATGACTACACGGGGCTTAGGAGTAGCAGAATTTACCGAGATTGCAAATATTATTAGCGATCGCCTTCTTTCTCCAGATTCCGACGTAGTAACCCAAGATTGTCGGCAACGGGTAGCAGCATTGTGCGATCGCTTCCCCTTATATCCTCACCTGGAAATTCCTGTACCAGCACTAGCATAATTGGGCATGGGGCATTGGGCATAGGGCATTGATAAATAGTTCTTCTTCCCAATTCCCCATTCCCCATTCCCCATTCCCCATTCCCCATTCCCAATTCCAATGAGTGCAGAAATTATTTGTGTTGGTACTGAACTGCTGCTAGGAGATATCCTCAACGGCAATGCTCAATATTTGGCCCAACAATTAGCGCAGCTAGGAATTCCCCACTACTATCAAACAGTAGTTGGGGATAATCCAGAACGGTTGAAGCAAGTTATAGAAATTGCTATTTCCAGAGCGCAAATTCTCATTTTCACTGGTGGACTCGGCCCCACACCAGATGATCTCACCTGCGAAACCATCGCCGATTTTTTTAAAACCCCTTTGGTAGAAAACCCAGAAATCATAGAAGACATAACCCAGAAATTCGCCCAACGCGGTCGGGTTATGTCACCAAGTAACCGCAAACAGGCTTTGATTCCCCAAGGTGCAGAAATTCTCCCCAACCCCACAGGAACAGCACCCGGTATCATCTGGCAACCCCGTTCTGAAATCACGATTTTTACCTTTCCTGGTGTTCCCAGTGAAATGTACCCGATGTGGGAAGAAACAGCCGTCCCATTTCTCAAAAGTCAAGGTTGGGGTAAAGAAATTATTTACAGCCGGAGTTTAAAATTTTGGGGTATTGGTGAATCTGCTTTGGCGGAAAAAGTTTCTTCCTATTTGAAGTTGCCAAATCCCACAGTAGCCCCTTACGCAGGTAAAGGGGAAGTAAGATTGCGAGTTTCTGCTAAAGCCACTTCTGAAGCAGCCGCAGAAGAACTAATTGCACCCATTGAGAAACAACTTAAAGAAATTGCCGGACTAGATTTTTACGGCGTTAATAATGATACTCTTGCTTCTGTTGTCGGTGAGTTATTGCGGGTATCAAAAGAAACGCTTTCGGTGGCAGAATCTTGTACTGGTGGCGGTTTAGGGCAAATGTTGACCGAAATTTCTGGGAGTTCTGATTACTTTTGGGGTGGAGTAATTTCTTATGACAATTCGGTGAAGGTTAAGCTGCTGGGGGTTAATCAGGAAGATTTAGATAAATTTGGGGCGGTAAGTGCCACTGTTGCAGAGCAAATGGCAATTGGTGTCAAAACCCGCCTTGCAACAACTTGGGGATTGAGTATTACTGGTATTGCTGGCCCAACTGGAGGGACAGATACGAAGCCAGTAGGTCTAGTTTACGTTGGTTTAGCTGGGCCAAAGGATGAAGTGACAAGTTTTGAGTATCAGTTTGGTAGGGTGCGAGGACGCGCTCTAATTCGTCATGTAAGTGCAAATGCAGCGTTGGATAATCTACGACGGAAATTGTTGACGAGGTAGAAGGTATGTTATCTTTGTCATACAAGTGTATGACAAACGAACCTAACCATGCGAATTAATGCACGATTAGATGACGAGTATGCTGACAAACTAGCCTTTATTCAACAGCAGACTAATCAGGCAGTAACAGATGTAATTAAATCTGCCCTCGAATTGTACTACCAGCAGCTTCAGCAGGAGCAAAAGAATGCGTTGTCGATGCTGACTCAAACAGGTTTTATTGGTTGTGGTCATACAGATTTGGATCTGTCTGTAAATTACAAATTAATTTTGAGAGATGGCTTAAAAGCTAAGTATGATTATCGTTGATACTGGCTTTTGGTTAGCCTTAGCAAATCGAAATGACTTGTACCACACTCAAGCAGTAACAGTACTTGCCAATGTCAATGAACCTTTGATTACGACTTGGGCTGTCGTCACAGAGACTTGCTATCTACTGCTAACAAAGATGGGCAACCACGCGCAAGTAAGTTTTATTAATAACTTATTTCTAGGCGTGTTTACGGTTTTTGATTTGCAACCCCATCATGGTAAGCGCATTTGTGAACTGATGGAAAAATATGCGAACTTACCAATGGATCTTGCCGATGCTTCGTTAGTAGTTTTGGCAGAACATCTGGAGCATGGAAGAATTTTGTCTATAGATTTTAGAGATTTTAATGCTTACCGTTGGAA
This window contains:
- the glyA gene encoding serine hydroxymethyltransferase; amino-acid sequence: MTRTNSDFLSSSDPAIAELINDELQRQRDHLELIASENFTSAAVLAAQGSVLTNKYAEGLPGKRYYGGCEYVDKIEQLAINRAKQIFGAAHANVQPHSGAQANFAVFLSLLQPGDKIMGMDLSHGGHLTHGSPVNVSGKWFQVSHYGVSQQTEQLDYDQIRELALRERPKLLICGYSAYPRIIDFEKFRSIADEVGAYLLADIAHIAGLVASGLHPDPIPHCHVVTTTTHKTLRGPRGGLILTSDAELGKKLDKSVFPGTQGGPLEHVIAGKAVAFGEALKPEFKTYSAQVIENARALAEQLQNRGLKLVSNGTDNHLLLVDLRSVNLTGKQADQLVSTVNITANKNTIPFDPQSPFVTSGLRLGSPAMTTRGLGVAEFTEIANIISDRLLSPDSDVVTQDCRQRVAALCDRFPLYPHLEIPVPALA
- a CDS encoding competence/damage-inducible protein A gives rise to the protein MSAEIICVGTELLLGDILNGNAQYLAQQLAQLGIPHYYQTVVGDNPERLKQVIEIAISRAQILIFTGGLGPTPDDLTCETIADFFKTPLVENPEIIEDITQKFAQRGRVMSPSNRKQALIPQGAEILPNPTGTAPGIIWQPRSEITIFTFPGVPSEMYPMWEETAVPFLKSQGWGKEIIYSRSLKFWGIGESALAEKVSSYLKLPNPTVAPYAGKGEVRLRVSAKATSEAAAEELIAPIEKQLKEIAGLDFYGVNNDTLASVVGELLRVSKETLSVAESCTGGGLGQMLTEISGSSDYFWGGVISYDNSVKVKLLGVNQEDLDKFGAVSATVAEQMAIGVKTRLATTWGLSITGIAGPTGGTDTKPVGLVYVGLAGPKDEVTSFEYQFGRVRGRALIRHVSANAALDNLRRKLLTR
- a CDS encoding CopG family transcriptional regulator, which produces MRINARLDDEYADKLAFIQQQTNQAVTDVIKSALELYYQQLQQEQKNALSMLTQTGFIGCGHTDLDLSVNYKLILRDGLKAKYDYR
- a CDS encoding type II toxin-antitoxin system VapC family toxin, with the translated sequence MIIVDTGFWLALANRNDLYHTQAVTVLANVNEPLITTWAVVTETCYLLLTKMGNHAQVSFINNLFLGVFTVFDLQPHHGKRICELMEKYANLPMDLADASLVVLAEHLEHGRILSIDFRDFNAYRWKNQYPFENLMVC